One region of Eupeodes corollae chromosome 1, idEupCoro1.1, whole genome shotgun sequence genomic DNA includes:
- the LOC129940887 gene encoding phosphatidylserine decarboxylase proenzyme, mitochondrial: MVSYFLPRGRFLIKAGNLREAQKQTKWPVRWTFRRTLTTKPQDSKVDSLISGTKIQQKSSATIATNKESSLKRLRNPWFSWSGLLLRWAPMGFCVFGAIEWQWHRNKVQKENLPRTASDFQTKVYCSLPLRIISRCWGWLASCYIPTNLRPFVYGWYSNSFGVNLEEALHSDLTHYESLAEFFTRPLKEGARVVDPHCALVSPADGKVLHFSTASESVVEQVKGINYRIDSFLGPNSWVKSKDSSVAADYAEAIRMNKNEQTAIFQCVIYLAPGDYHRFHSPADWEPQIRRHFTGELLSVSPKIATWLPGLFCVNERALYIGKWLHGFFSFTAVGATNVGSVKIYVDEQLKTNRWVGLKVGSHKTCSEFEELQLPEGTKLGKGDLLGQFNMGSTVVLLFEAPKDFKFHIKEGQTIRMGEPLGYVQKK, encoded by the coding sequence ATGGTTTCCTATTTCCTTCCGCGTGGGAGATTTCTCATAAAAGCTGGAAATCTTCGAGaagctcaaaaacaaaccaaatggCCAGTGCGCTGGACATTCCGTCGTACGTTGACGACAAAACCCCAAGACAGCAAAGTCGACTCGCTGATAAGCGGGACAAAGATCCAACAGAAGTCCAGCGCCACAATCGCGACGAACAAAGAGAGCTCACTGAAAAGACTGCGTAATCCTTGGTTCAGCTGGAGCGGACTGTTGCTGCGATGGGCGCCGATGGGATTTTGCGTATTTGGAGCCATCGAATGGCAATGGCATCGCAATAAAGTACAAAAAGAGAACCTGCCCAGAACTGCGTCGGACTTCCAGACGAAGGTGTATTGCTCGCTTCCATTGCGTATCATCAGTCGCTGCTGGGGATGGCTGGCGAGTTGCTACATTCCCACCAACCTGCGTCCATTTGTCTACGGTTGGTACTCGAATAGTTTTGGTGTGAACTTGGAAGAGGCTCTGCATTCGGATCTCACGCACTATGAAAGTTTAGCGGAGTTCTTCACACGGCCGTTGAAGGAGGGAGCGCGTGTGGTGGATCCTCATTGTGCCTTGGTGTCTCCGGCCGACGGAAAGGTCCTGCACTTTAGCACGGCTTCAGAGTCCGTGGTGGAGCAGGTGAAGGGAATCAACTACCGAATCGACTCATTCCTCGGGCCAAACAGCTGGGTCAAGAGCAAAGACAGCTCTGTTGCCGCCGACTATGCTGAGGCCATCCGTATGAACAAAAACGAGCAGACGGCGATCTTCCAGTGCGTGATATATCTGGCTCCAGGAGACTACCACCGCTTCCACTCGCCCGCCGACTGGGAACCCCAGATCCGTCGCCACTTCACTGGCGAACTGCTATCAGTCAGTCCCAAGATAGCCACCTGGCTGCCTGGGCTTTTCTGTGTCAACGAGAGAGCTCTGTACATTGGCAAATGGCTACACGGATTCTTCAGCTTCACCGCTGTTGGAGCCACGAACGTCGGATCGGTGAAGATCTACGTCGACGAGCAACTGAAGACCAACCGCTGGGTCGGCCTGAAGGTCGGTTCGCACAAGACTTGCTCCGAGTTTGAGGAACTCCAGCTGCCAGAAGGCACCAAGCTAGGCAAGGGAGACCTGCTCGGACAATTCAACATGGGCAGCACAGTTGTGTTGCTGTTCGAAGCACCCAAGGACTTCAAGTTCCACATAAAAGAGGGACAAACAATTCGCATGGGAGAACCTCTCGGCTATGTGCAGAAGAAGTAA